In Streptomyces qaidamensis, one DNA window encodes the following:
- a CDS encoding sugar phosphate isomerase/epimerase family protein, translating to MGVDHPGTGPRQPRCEGSEDLPKSGWAAPGIRFAGIGDEAAADSAGQLDALRQLGWGAIELRNVDGVAIADLDDRAFDALADRIAAAGLDVVCVDSRIANWGRPINGRFEDDLSELRQLARRCATLGTRYIRVMSYPNAGLDEREWARRALDRMALLVRRAEQQGLVLLHENCSGWAGSRADRMRELLDRAGGPALRLLFDIGNGVPYGYDARALLDEIIDHVAHVHVKDARTGPDGQVTYTLPGDGESGVRSCLRALIDHGYTGAWSIEPHTHLRPHQDQNTTGTDGVAAFVRYGRCLEQLVRQEILSGRSPAGGGRHG from the coding sequence ATGGGCGTTGACCATCCCGGAACAGGTCCCCGGCAGCCCCGGTGCGAGGGGAGCGAAGACCTCCCTAAGAGCGGATGGGCTGCTCCCGGCATCCGCTTCGCGGGCATCGGGGACGAGGCCGCGGCGGATTCGGCCGGGCAATTGGACGCTCTGCGCCAACTGGGCTGGGGGGCGATCGAGTTGCGCAACGTCGACGGCGTCGCCATCGCCGACCTGGACGACCGGGCCTTCGACGCTCTGGCCGACCGGATCGCGGCAGCCGGTCTCGACGTCGTCTGCGTCGATTCCCGGATCGCCAACTGGGGCCGCCCGATCAATGGTCGCTTCGAGGACGATCTGAGCGAGCTGCGGCAGCTGGCCCGGCGCTGCGCCACCCTCGGCACCCGGTACATCCGGGTGATGTCCTATCCCAACGCCGGTCTGGACGAACGGGAGTGGGCCAGGCGAGCCCTGGACCGGATGGCCCTGCTGGTCCGGCGGGCCGAGCAGCAGGGCCTGGTGCTGCTGCACGAGAACTGCAGCGGCTGGGCCGGCAGCCGCGCCGACCGGATGAGGGAACTCCTCGACCGCGCCGGCGGCCCCGCGCTGCGGCTGCTGTTCGACATCGGCAACGGAGTGCCCTACGGCTACGACGCCCGCGCACTGCTGGACGAGATCATCGACCACGTCGCTCACGTACATGTCAAGGACGCCCGGACCGGACCGGACGGCCAGGTCACGTACACACTGCCGGGGGACGGGGAGTCCGGGGTCCGCTCCTGTCTCCGGGCCCTCATCGACCACGGCTACACCGGGGCCTGGTCGATCGAACCGCACACCCACCTGCGGCCGCACCAGGACCAGAACACCACCGGCACCGACGGTGTGGCGGCGTTCGTCCGCTACGGCCGATGCCTGGAACAGCTCGTGCGGCAGGAGATCCTGTCCGGCCGGTCTCCCGCCGGAGGGGGGCGGCATGGTTGA
- a CDS encoding UbiA family prenyltransferase, whose product MTTRTETGPFTSGTARPESKLRSYARLGKLDVYDYYPSVAVALSAVLLPVSGLQPATIVTLTLFLLGAVCVIVAMVALDDVTGYRDGSDAANYGPDDPLRNKLRKPLVAGTLTLREALGFGWATAAAGAALWAAAVSTAPHRPTWAVVLVVVLFVVSVQYSYGLKISYHGFQEIFLAGLGAGLVMGAYGLAAGQFSGFVLVQGVLFGFGPLLFGVYSNTNDIPGDRAVGRRTVACLVSAKGNALFIGALCAAEFLTGAVASAVGIAPWWFVFLMLPVTALRVRQYLTGFRHGDIMRARRLGFPAHRVSTVLLITANLIAGAGAVG is encoded by the coding sequence ATGACGACCCGCACCGAAACCGGACCGTTCACGTCCGGGACGGCACGTCCCGAGAGCAAGCTGCGCAGCTACGCCCGGCTGGGCAAACTCGACGTCTACGACTACTACCCGAGCGTCGCCGTGGCACTGTCCGCGGTACTGCTGCCCGTCTCCGGTCTCCAGCCCGCGACGATCGTGACGCTCACCCTGTTCCTCCTCGGCGCGGTCTGCGTCATCGTCGCGATGGTCGCCCTCGACGACGTGACCGGCTATCGCGACGGCAGCGACGCCGCGAACTACGGCCCGGACGACCCGCTGCGCAACAAACTCCGCAAGCCACTCGTCGCGGGCACCCTGACCCTTCGCGAAGCACTCGGTTTCGGGTGGGCCACCGCCGCCGCCGGCGCCGCCCTGTGGGCCGCCGCCGTGTCGACCGCCCCGCACCGGCCCACCTGGGCCGTGGTTCTGGTCGTGGTGCTGTTCGTGGTCTCCGTCCAGTACTCCTACGGGCTGAAGATCAGCTACCACGGCTTCCAGGAGATCTTCCTCGCCGGGCTGGGCGCGGGGTTGGTGATGGGGGCGTACGGGCTCGCGGCCGGCCAGTTCTCCGGATTCGTGCTGGTCCAAGGCGTGCTGTTCGGCTTCGGACCGCTGCTGTTCGGCGTGTACTCCAACACCAACGACATCCCCGGGGACCGGGCCGTCGGGCGTCGCACCGTTGCGTGCCTGGTCTCGGCGAAGGGCAATGCGCTCTTCATCGGTGCGCTCTGCGCGGCGGAGTTCCTGACCGGTGCGGTCGCCTCCGCCGTCGGGATCGCCCCGTGGTGGTTCGTGTTCCTGATGCTGCCCGTCACGGCGCTGCGGGTGCGGCAGTACCTCACCGGCTTCCGCCACGGGGACATCATGCGCGCCCGCAGGCTCGGCTTTCCCGCGCACCGGGTCAGCACGGTGCTGCTGATCACGGCGAACCTGATCGCCGGTGCGGGGGCCGTCGGATGA
- a CDS encoding DegT/DnrJ/EryC1/StrS family aminotransferase, with translation MTTGTADGTWGPVPFFTQARTFEELWPDIRSRLTEVFEDGKFSHGRQVARFEEALARWTGARYAVGVNSGTDALVLLLRACGLEPGDEVIVPAFTFVASASSVVLAGGRPVFADIDPVTYAIDPKSAADAVTPRTRVIMPVHLFCQMADMDALLDVAHHHRLTVVEDSAEAIGMRWHGVHAGLLGAGGVLSFFPTKTLGAIGDAGAILTDDPQLAEAAAALRHHGRYGRTLGHFPGISNETTVNGVNSKMDDIQASVLLAKLTRLHEDIARRARLAAAYTERLAGTPGVLRLPTVVPRTARTDPVFYVYLVEVERRDELAGYLARHGVGTETYYPAPLHLQECFAHLGYRRGDFPHAERACERTIALPLYPDMSLDDVDTVCALVRRFTTRRPA, from the coding sequence ATGACGACCGGCACCGCGGACGGCACCTGGGGACCGGTGCCCTTCTTCACACAGGCCCGGACCTTCGAGGAGCTCTGGCCGGACATCCGGTCCCGGCTGACGGAAGTCTTCGAGGACGGCAAGTTCTCGCACGGCCGGCAGGTCGCCCGGTTCGAGGAGGCGCTGGCCCGGTGGACCGGCGCACGCTACGCGGTGGGCGTGAACAGCGGCACCGACGCCCTCGTGCTGTTGCTGCGGGCCTGCGGCCTGGAACCCGGCGACGAGGTCATCGTCCCCGCCTTCACCTTCGTGGCCTCGGCCTCCTCCGTCGTACTGGCCGGCGGCCGCCCGGTCTTCGCCGACATCGACCCTGTCACCTACGCGATCGATCCCAAGTCCGCGGCCGACGCGGTCACTCCACGCACCCGTGTGATCATGCCCGTCCACCTGTTCTGCCAGATGGCCGACATGGATGCGCTGCTCGACGTCGCGCACCACCACCGGCTGACCGTGGTGGAGGACAGCGCCGAGGCCATCGGCATGCGGTGGCACGGCGTCCATGCCGGGCTGCTCGGAGCCGGTGGTGTGCTCTCGTTCTTCCCCACCAAGACCCTGGGGGCCATCGGCGATGCCGGCGCGATCCTGACCGACGACCCTCAACTCGCCGAGGCGGCAGCGGCGTTGCGCCACCATGGGCGCTACGGCCGGACGCTGGGCCACTTCCCGGGCATCAGCAACGAGACCACAGTGAACGGCGTCAACAGCAAGATGGACGACATCCAGGCGTCCGTCCTCCTCGCCAAGCTGACCCGGCTGCACGAGGACATCGCCCGCAGGGCCCGGCTCGCCGCCGCCTACACCGAACGGCTGGCCGGCACGCCCGGCGTGCTCCGGCTGCCCACCGTGGTGCCCCGCACCGCCCGGACCGACCCCGTCTTCTACGTGTACCTCGTCGAGGTCGAGCGACGTGACGAACTGGCCGGGTACCTGGCCCGGCACGGCGTGGGCACCGAGACGTACTACCCGGCCCCGCTGCACCTCCAGGAATGCTTCGCCCATCTGGGATACCGGCGGGGCGACTTCCCGCACGCCGAGAGGGCCTGCGAGCGGACGATCGCCCTCCCGCTCTACCCCGACATGAGCCTCGACGACGTCGACACGGTGTGCGCCCTCGTCCGCCGCTTCACGACGAGGAGGCCGGCGTGA
- a CDS encoding AMP-binding protein: MGVLFDECAEHRIGTRVHLDRPFDIDASARTHHTLPQLATLVREAAGWLAAAGAGPGDRVAIVKDNHWDYDLLACAAVRIGAVPAQLSAHLSGEVLGTLLARLGPALLVTTAQVLEHGRKEGTDLATAARATLVLDDAVPGTLGMDDVRGHIAPGPHRRHDDEPLVIHHTSGTTGVPKLVVHSTRTIIGKLARFESVRLPHIGLRRGDVLANASSFAHGRTFCWTASTLCMGPADISIITTQDPNLADPVLRAHPPTVLEALPASFVRFQPLTEGLDNPFRRVRVVISTYDAVHPPTVRAYLRASRHRRPVWVEGWGQTETGPLTFRFHTRRSADRASGGAGTRNLGRPVPVKTRLRVVDPDTFRPLPSGQAGLVLARTTACALGYVGEDDRWSAKRHGTWWNTGDIGARNRDGSIELLDREVDRTPQLSCLRTEDLIEARLPQVLECVVLAESGRDPLPVVVTADGVLDQDRWKEAVRDLPPLREPVALTWDQVPRTGTGKVRRRELLHRLTGRTDTYGSGRWT, encoded by the coding sequence ATGGGCGTCCTGTTCGACGAGTGCGCCGAGCACCGGATCGGCACGCGGGTCCACCTGGACCGGCCGTTCGACATCGACGCGAGCGCACGGACCCACCACACCCTCCCTCAACTCGCCACGCTCGTAAGGGAGGCGGCCGGCTGGCTGGCCGCGGCCGGGGCCGGCCCCGGCGACCGGGTGGCGATCGTCAAGGACAACCACTGGGATTACGATCTGCTGGCCTGCGCCGCCGTGCGCATCGGCGCCGTACCCGCGCAGCTGTCGGCGCACCTGTCCGGCGAGGTGCTGGGCACGCTGCTGGCCCGGCTCGGGCCCGCCCTGCTCGTCACGACGGCACAGGTGCTGGAACACGGCCGGAAGGAGGGCACCGACCTGGCCACGGCGGCACGGGCCACCCTGGTACTGGACGACGCCGTGCCGGGCACGCTGGGCATGGACGACGTGCGCGGACACATCGCCCCCGGACCCCACCGCAGACACGACGACGAACCCCTGGTGATCCACCACACGTCGGGGACCACCGGTGTGCCCAAGCTGGTGGTGCACTCGACCCGCACGATCATCGGCAAGCTGGCCCGGTTCGAGAGCGTGCGGCTGCCGCACATCGGTCTGCGACGCGGCGACGTCCTGGCCAACGCGAGCTCGTTCGCCCACGGCAGGACCTTCTGCTGGACCGCGAGCACCCTGTGCATGGGCCCCGCGGACATCTCGATCATCACCACGCAGGACCCGAACCTCGCCGATCCCGTACTGCGCGCGCATCCGCCGACCGTCCTGGAAGCGCTGCCCGCCTCGTTCGTGCGCTTCCAGCCACTGACCGAAGGGCTGGACAACCCCTTCCGGCGCGTCCGCGTGGTCATCAGCACCTACGACGCCGTGCATCCCCCCACCGTCCGTGCCTACCTCAGGGCGAGCCGGCACCGCCGGCCCGTGTGGGTTGAGGGGTGGGGGCAGACCGAGACGGGGCCACTGACCTTCCGCTTCCACACCCGACGGTCCGCCGACCGGGCGTCGGGCGGCGCCGGCACCCGGAACCTCGGACGCCCGGTGCCCGTGAAGACACGGCTGCGGGTGGTCGATCCCGACACCTTCCGGCCCCTGCCGTCCGGGCAGGCGGGTCTGGTACTGGCCAGGACCACCGCCTGCGCCCTGGGCTACGTCGGAGAGGACGACCGCTGGTCGGCCAAGCGCCACGGCACCTGGTGGAACACCGGCGACATCGGCGCCCGCAACCGCGACGGCAGCATCGAGTTGCTCGACCGCGAGGTGGACCGCACGCCGCAGCTCAGCTGTCTGCGGACCGAGGACCTGATCGAGGCACGGTTGCCGCAGGTCCTGGAGTGCGTCGTCCTCGCCGAGTCGGGCCGGGACCCGCTGCCCGTCGTGGTCACCGCCGACGGCGTGCTGGACCAGGACCGCTGGAAAGAAGCGGTGCGTGACCTGCCGCCCCTGCGCGAACCGGTCGCACTCACCTGGGACCAGGTGCCGCGCACCGGCACCGGCAAGGTCCGGCGCCGCGAACTGTTGCACCGCCTCACCGGACGTACCGACACCTACGGCTCCGGCCGGTGGACCTGA
- a CDS encoding DegT/DnrJ/EryC1/StrS family aminotransferase produces the protein MTVPFFPPDLFEDDRQVLMDLVHDIGTAPEQRFLLGEHTARFEEVLRDSLDAADVVACSSGTSALTLVLHAMGIGPGDEVVVPAYGCAPLANTVAGLRATPVFADIDPWTMVADPGEVERAITDRTRAIMPAHMFSVMADMPRMREIARRHGVRLVEDSAVAQGGVLDGRPAGTWGEAGVFSFVQVKTFGTAGEGGAVVTMDPELGCAVRSLRNHGQSERFVYPRTGYNSRFDEVLAAFQLHRLRRFPELLERRARIADYYTERFTPLGERGVLPPPPGRNGRCAYVYSLLVDERDELKRYLADRGVESHVYYPLPLPYQAAFTRFAPAGRSWPHAESASRRQLAIPVHPRLTDAQVEHIADTVCAFAGLSGSR, from the coding sequence GTGACGGTTCCCTTCTTTCCTCCGGACCTCTTCGAGGACGACCGGCAGGTGCTCATGGACCTCGTCCATGACATCGGCACCGCACCGGAGCAGAGGTTCCTGCTCGGCGAGCACACCGCCCGCTTCGAGGAGGTCCTGCGCGACTCGCTCGACGCCGCCGACGTCGTGGCCTGCTCCAGCGGCACCTCCGCGCTGACACTCGTCCTGCACGCCATGGGGATCGGACCCGGCGACGAGGTCGTCGTACCGGCGTACGGCTGTGCTCCGTTGGCCAATACCGTGGCAGGACTGCGGGCGACGCCGGTGTTCGCGGACATCGACCCGTGGACGATGGTGGCCGACCCGGGCGAGGTGGAACGGGCGATCACCGACAGGACCAGGGCGATCATGCCGGCGCACATGTTCTCGGTGATGGCCGACATGCCCCGCATGCGCGAGATCGCCCGGCGTCATGGCGTGCGCCTGGTCGAGGACTCGGCGGTCGCCCAGGGTGGCGTCCTCGACGGCCGCCCCGCCGGGACCTGGGGGGAGGCCGGAGTCTTCTCCTTCGTCCAGGTCAAGACCTTCGGGACAGCCGGCGAGGGCGGCGCCGTCGTCACCATGGACCCCGAACTCGGATGCGCCGTCCGGTCGTTGCGCAACCACGGGCAGAGTGAGCGGTTCGTCTACCCGCGCACCGGCTACAACAGCCGGTTCGACGAAGTGCTCGCGGCCTTCCAGCTCCACCGGCTCCGCCGCTTTCCCGAGCTGCTGGAGCGCCGGGCCCGCATCGCCGACTACTACACCGAACGTTTCACGCCGCTCGGCGAGCGTGGTGTGCTGCCCCCTCCGCCGGGCCGCAACGGCCGCTGTGCCTACGTGTACTCGCTGCTCGTGGACGAGCGGGACGAACTGAAGCGGTATCTGGCCGACCGAGGGGTGGAGAGTCACGTCTACTACCCCCTCCCACTGCCGTACCAGGCCGCCTTCACCCGGTTCGCGCCCGCGGGCCGGAGCTGGCCGCACGCGGAGAGCGCGAGCCGACGCCAACTGGCCATCCCGGTCCACCCGCGCCTCACCGATGCCCAGGTGGAGCACATCGCGGACACCGTCTGCGCCTTCGCCGGGCTGAGCGGCAGCCGCTGA
- a CDS encoding protoporphyrinogen/coproporphyrinogen oxidase — protein sequence MSPDLDVAVVGAGMAGLTAAHELRRAGLDVRVFERQEHVGGRMRSFRHDGYTIDEGAEQISEHGYRATWELLSRLGVPRGDVPLIGKSVGVWRGGRAHPGVADPTAVLTGAGLSPRARFDLARILAWTGSHRREFDADHPERTPAGALTVREFARRYHRDVHDYLLQPVAGSFFGWDTARSAVAPMLSLLLEVGPAAGWRTYREGMDLLARRLADGLDVVTGAEVHEVVTEDGFVRLRVGSDSVTARSVVLCVPAPVAARLHVNAPADELPFLSACTFTPTLKVSVLLDRPLAPPSRKPLYVLLTPDAEDEVLSAIIVDHAKHPDRAPAGKGLLTLMADARSIPDLLTAPKRQTADRLVRAATRYVPGLESTSGRRFVHAFAHGLPEATPDALRRRGPFMARAARPVEYAGDWVMLRPASEGAVRSGALAASRVLSRLRPARSVVRTRPAARPTEENVS from the coding sequence ATGAGTCCCGATCTCGATGTGGCCGTGGTGGGCGCGGGCATGGCCGGGTTGACCGCCGCGCATGAACTGCGGCGTGCGGGCCTCGACGTGCGGGTCTTCGAGCGGCAGGAGCACGTCGGCGGCAGGATGCGCAGCTTCCGGCACGACGGCTACACCATCGACGAGGGTGCCGAACAGATCTCGGAGCACGGCTACCGCGCGACCTGGGAACTGCTGTCGCGGCTGGGCGTGCCGCGAGGCGACGTGCCGCTTATCGGAAAGTCGGTCGGTGTGTGGCGCGGCGGACGGGCCCACCCCGGCGTGGCGGACCCCACCGCGGTGCTCACCGGTGCCGGGCTCTCGCCCCGCGCCCGGTTCGATCTCGCCCGGATCCTGGCCTGGACGGGGTCGCACCGCCGGGAGTTCGACGCCGACCACCCCGAACGGACCCCCGCAGGGGCCCTGACGGTCAGGGAGTTCGCGCGCCGGTACCACAGGGACGTCCACGACTACCTGCTCCAGCCGGTCGCCGGCAGCTTCTTCGGCTGGGACACGGCGCGCTCCGCCGTGGCACCGATGCTCAGTCTGCTGCTGGAGGTGGGTCCGGCCGCCGGTTGGCGGACGTATCGCGAGGGCATGGACCTGCTCGCCCGACGGCTGGCCGACGGACTCGACGTGGTCACCGGCGCTGAAGTGCACGAGGTCGTCACCGAGGACGGCTTCGTGCGGCTGCGCGTCGGGAGCGACAGTGTCACGGCGCGCTCGGTGGTCCTCTGCGTGCCCGCCCCGGTCGCGGCGCGGCTGCACGTCAACGCCCCCGCCGACGAGCTTCCGTTCCTGTCGGCCTGTACCTTCACCCCCACGCTCAAGGTCAGCGTCCTGCTGGACCGGCCGCTCGCGCCCCCCTCCCGCAAGCCGCTGTACGTCCTGCTGACGCCGGACGCGGAGGACGAGGTGCTCTCCGCGATCATCGTGGACCATGCCAAGCACCCGGACCGGGCGCCTGCGGGCAAGGGGCTGCTGACCCTGATGGCCGACGCCCGCAGCATCCCCGACCTGTTGACCGCTCCGAAGCGGCAGACGGCCGACCGGCTCGTACGGGCGGCCACCCGGTACGTCCCCGGCCTGGAGAGCACCTCCGGGCGCCGCTTCGTGCACGCCTTCGCCCATGGTCTGCCCGAGGCGACTCCCGACGCCCTGCGCAGACGCGGGCCGTTCATGGCGCGTGCCGCACGGCCCGTCGAGTACGCCGGGGACTGGGTGATGCTGCGGCCGGCCAGCGAAGGTGCCGTGCGCTCGGGCGCGCTCGCGGCTTCACGGGTCCTCAGCCGGCTGCGGCCGGCCCGCTCGGTCGTCCGGACCCGCCCGGCAGCCCGCCCCACCGAGGAGAACGTCTCGTGA
- a CDS encoding EF-hand domain-containing protein, with translation MSNKSAQTERLRQRFALYDTNGDGRVGRGDLEAEARRIVEAFGEPEDSPKAQALLHAYPHMWDYMMQRAGRDAGQDLSVEQFVEIADAQMLSQGAVGFSNMLRPSIRAMVDLCDVDGDGQVDPQEFRKWLAAIGNDRIDADEVFRQVDADGNGQLSVEELVAAVGKYHAGELDAPLLGV, from the coding sequence ATGTCCAACAAGTCTGCCCAGACCGAGCGTCTCCGGCAGCGCTTCGCGCTGTACGACACCAACGGGGACGGACGTGTCGGCCGTGGCGACCTGGAGGCGGAGGCCCGGCGCATCGTCGAGGCCTTCGGGGAGCCGGAGGATTCCCCCAAGGCTCAGGCGCTGCTGCACGCGTACCCGCACATGTGGGACTACATGATGCAGCGGGCCGGCCGTGACGCCGGTCAGGACCTGTCGGTCGAGCAGTTCGTCGAGATCGCCGACGCCCAGATGCTGAGTCAGGGCGCGGTCGGCTTCAGCAACATGCTCCGGCCCAGCATCCGCGCGATGGTCGACCTGTGCGACGTCGACGGCGACGGGCAGGTCGATCCGCAGGAGTTCCGGAAGTGGCTCGCCGCCATCGGCAACGACCGGATCGACGCCGACGAGGTGTTCAGGCAGGTGGACGCCGACGGAAACGGGCAACTGTCCGTCGAAGAACTCGTGGCCGCGGTGGGCAAGTACCACGCGGGCGAGCTCGACGCGCCGCTTCTGGGTGTCTGA
- a CDS encoding EF-hand domain-containing protein — protein sequence MTTSVQEQRLRRRFDMWDKNGDGTIDRSDWAGEAKRILLSFGESESSPKGRALADAYLGMWEYVAGQAGVGVDGALGFEEFRNVAAEQVLDRGQAGFDQVLRPTISAIADLCDTDGDGQVSPQEFQRWIGAIGSDESTAGTAFKLIDTDGDGQLSIEELIEAVHRYHSGELEFSLL from the coding sequence GTGACCACTTCCGTACAGGAGCAGCGACTTCGTCGCCGTTTCGACATGTGGGACAAGAACGGCGACGGCACCATCGATCGCAGTGACTGGGCAGGTGAGGCAAAGCGCATTCTGCTCTCCTTCGGGGAAAGCGAGAGTTCCCCGAAGGGCCGGGCCCTCGCCGACGCGTACCTCGGCATGTGGGAGTACGTGGCGGGTCAGGCCGGAGTCGGCGTCGACGGCGCGTTGGGCTTCGAGGAGTTCAGGAACGTGGCGGCGGAGCAGGTGCTCGACCGCGGGCAGGCCGGCTTCGACCAGGTGCTGCGTCCGACGATCAGCGCGATCGCCGACCTGTGCGACACCGACGGTGACGGACAGGTCAGCCCTCAGGAGTTCCAGCGCTGGATCGGTGCCATCGGCAGTGACGAGTCCACGGCGGGCACGGCGTTCAAGCTGATCGACACGGACGGCGACGGTCAGCTGTCGATCGAGGAGCTGATCGAGGCCGTACACCGCTACCACTCAGGTGAGCTGGAGTTCTCCCTGCTCTGA
- a CDS encoding Gfo/Idh/MocA family oxidoreductase has protein sequence MLCTLIVGLGRAGLGLHVPVLLRARSHVPGTFADHPIVGVDPGGTPGTEQRDLLTVGALSRARDLLDPARTVVHLCTPPAVRADVLREVAALGFSRILMEKPLADGRDTLQNVLHLAREHELRLSVVAPWLHSALTRRLVQVVGDRRLGAVRSVSVTQHKPRFRRSLASSSHTSAFDVEAPHAVGVLLRLLGDARLRCARSTDLRVGTTMVPRMGGAHLELLHTGGVRSQVLSDLSAPVRQRRIVLGMEDGSAVGHYAVGQDDDFAQLEITRGGHTTREVIHDDSLMACLSHAYRGFAEDGEGAGADDLALHVRTVELLDEAKRLAALPPPGTPPRKEAIAHGR, from the coding sequence GTGCTGTGCACGCTGATCGTCGGCTTGGGCCGCGCGGGCCTGGGACTGCATGTGCCGGTGCTGCTGCGTGCGCGCTCCCACGTCCCCGGTACGTTTGCCGATCACCCGATCGTGGGGGTGGACCCCGGGGGCACCCCCGGCACCGAGCAGCGGGATCTGCTGACCGTCGGCGCCCTGAGCCGAGCGCGCGATCTCCTCGACCCGGCGCGTACCGTCGTCCATCTGTGCACTCCGCCCGCCGTGCGTGCCGACGTGCTCCGCGAGGTCGCCGCGCTCGGATTCTCGCGGATCCTCATGGAGAAACCACTGGCCGATGGCCGGGACACGCTCCAAAACGTCCTGCACCTCGCGCGTGAACACGAGCTACGCCTGTCCGTCGTGGCGCCCTGGCTGCACAGCGCGCTGACCCGGCGTCTGGTCCAAGTGGTGGGCGACCGCAGGCTCGGCGCCGTGCGTTCCGTGTCCGTCACCCAGCACAAGCCCCGGTTCCGCCGCTCCTTGGCCAGCAGCAGCCACACCTCCGCTTTCGACGTGGAGGCGCCGCACGCGGTCGGCGTCCTCCTGCGGCTCCTGGGTGACGCGCGGCTGCGCTGCGCGCGCAGCACCGACCTGCGCGTGGGGACGACCATGGTGCCGCGCATGGGCGGTGCGCACCTCGAACTGCTGCATACAGGTGGGGTCCGCAGCCAGGTGCTGTCCGACCTGTCCGCCCCCGTACGTCAGCGGCGGATCGTCCTCGGCATGGAGGACGGAAGTGCCGTCGGGCACTACGCGGTCGGCCAGGACGACGACTTCGCGCAGTTGGAGATCACGCGCGGCGGCCACACCACGCGTGAGGTCATCCATGACGACTCGCTCATGGCATGTCTGAGCCATGCCTACCGCGGATTCGCCGAGGACGGCGAGGGCGCCGGCGCCGACGACCTCGCCCTGCACGTACGGACGGTCGAGCTGCTCGACGAGGCGAAGCGGCTGGCGGCCCTGCCTCCCCCCGGCACACCCCCTCGCAAGGAGGCGATCGCGCATGGGCGTTGA
- a CDS encoding M20/M25/M40 family metallo-hydrolase: protein MVDVPAPPFPAGSAAPSPPAALPVPARLTPADHDLLLDLLGTPTAGPLETGSDGPAVRLWEAGRAYAEAAATLGLRVLRHAPPEPAALLRDDVPATVRKAAQDETFLASQPSLVLRLGPELPPRETVMFNVHLDTVAGWWPARFDGRRFTGRGAIDAKGPAVALLAGIRAARAAEPALGSRVGVLIQAVAGEEGGAMGTFGTRPLVEDGFTGGLNLFCEPTGHRFLPRSTASMTALVRVEGEDAVDDRPDAGHNATVLLGHISSHLARALPPRIGDGRVCVAGLHTGERHNRVYGTGRLLLNISYGSRPAGRAAEAALEEALREALTDFASRTAGIPDLARTAADATRITSLHWHKRGLPALDGRGRAPWAEELLEGRAGLVRWPDEEPAFTCDAIWMAGLPDSYTAVFGPGDLDTNHAHAAGEYVDLDDLDRYADEIARILVARVRHGPPGDGAGDCHAHSAAAPGAAADRNPLR from the coding sequence ATGGTTGACGTTCCGGCGCCTCCCTTCCCGGCCGGATCCGCCGCCCCCTCACCTCCCGCGGCCCTGCCGGTACCCGCCCGGCTGACACCGGCCGATCACGACCTGCTGCTCGACCTGCTCGGTACTCCCACGGCCGGGCCCCTGGAGACCGGCAGCGACGGTCCCGCCGTGCGGCTGTGGGAGGCCGGCCGGGCCTATGCGGAGGCCGCCGCGACGCTCGGGCTGAGGGTGTTGCGACACGCCCCGCCGGAACCGGCGGCGCTGCTCCGGGACGACGTGCCGGCGACGGTCCGGAAGGCGGCACAGGACGAGACGTTCCTGGCCTCGCAGCCCAGCCTGGTGCTGCGCCTCGGCCCCGAACTCCCCCCGCGGGAGACGGTGATGTTCAACGTCCACCTGGACACGGTGGCCGGCTGGTGGCCCGCCCGCTTCGACGGACGGCGCTTCACCGGCCGGGGAGCGATCGACGCCAAGGGCCCCGCCGTCGCCCTGCTCGCCGGCATCCGAGCCGCACGCGCTGCCGAGCCGGCTCTGGGCAGCCGGGTCGGTGTGCTCATCCAGGCAGTCGCCGGTGAAGAAGGCGGTGCCATGGGTACGTTCGGCACCAGGCCGCTGGTGGAGGACGGGTTCACCGGCGGGCTGAACCTGTTCTGCGAGCCCACCGGCCACCGCTTCCTGCCCCGTTCGACGGCGTCGATGACGGCCCTGGTCCGCGTCGAGGGCGAGGACGCCGTGGACGATCGCCCCGACGCGGGTCACAACGCGACCGTGCTGCTGGGGCATATCAGCAGCCACCTGGCCCGTGCCCTGCCGCCGCGGATCGGCGACGGAAGGGTGTGCGTGGCGGGCCTGCACACCGGCGAACGGCACAACCGGGTCTACGGCACCGGCCGGCTGCTGCTCAACATCTCCTACGGGTCCCGTCCGGCCGGCCGAGCCGCAGAGGCGGCGCTGGAGGAGGCACTGCGCGAGGCGCTCACCGACTTCGCCTCCAGGACCGCCGGTATCCCCGACCTGGCCAGGACGGCCGCCGACGCGACACGGATCACGTCCCTGCACTGGCACAAACGCGGTCTGCCCGCGCTGGACGGCCGAGGCCGCGCGCCGTGGGCCGAAGAGCTGCTGGAAGGACGTGCGGGCCTGGTGCGCTGGCCCGACGAGGAGCCCGCCTTCACCTGCGACGCGATCTGGATGGCCGGCCTGCCCGACAGCTACACGGCGGTCTTCGGCCCCGGAGACCTGGACACCAACCACGCGCACGCCGCCGGCGAGTACGTCGACCTGGACGACCTGGACCGGTACGCCGACGAAATCGCCCGCATTCTCGTCGCCCGAGTCCGCCACGGGCCGCCCGGCGACGGTGCCGGCGATTGTCACGCTCACTCAGCGGCCGCGCCCGGCGCGGCCGCGGACAGGAACCCCCTGCGATGA